In Halichondria panicea chromosome 17, odHalPani1.1, whole genome shotgun sequence, a single window of DNA contains:
- the LOC135350771 gene encoding probable outer membrane protein pmp6: MMLNLLFLLFTCLNVQYGSSENFYIVTSGLSQFYNCPRTGFDIEHCITLQQYIDRSVLQTRNNISLELEPGYHVMTSNFNLLGDHQNTFTMNAANGLANVLCIGNIINNILIYGGIRISRFHRTSLYHITFIECVQNLFHDTNEVQIHDVQLTTNYLSQYLLRISSVANATILRANFLCSRSTGQIDTPMLSIAASSLQLQLITFSNDLLCSRITGLLSETSDISIENSLFSNFSARAIETTNSGGRSLTVIKTVFQGNSVSVGSGGPGGAIQSSSSKVVIHGCQFVDNSARVDSNSARASGGALSFIGANVSISVSQSTFRSNAATGHGGAISFSEGILDFTGFILNTLLINESDFINNTAQFGGGIVLTSRFITTIISDSRFSSNLASRMGGAIAEYGGNTTTFIERCVFTNNEATQNGGAISTSSRSRQLLTVSSSTFINNRATSSRGGAIYQPGSTVSSLKTQIDNCTFSENVANHCGAINIRRATIIKSCSFSFNKATTTNTQILGGGAGCLESSSTVILNSTFWNNTSGQSGGALILNGGKIKTSSFDGNRAGTVGGAIFGAGQINQSTFTNNHASRNGGALSGGSIEIIQYSNFENNTAANGGAIRVPQVIISNSDFAGNEAMNNGGAIDLNCIFCASGSSILQDTAFVRNRAMQGFGGAINLFGSSSYNLSLIGNNFCSNSAPSCGAFSIQSGLSSNYIHYNIDIIGNIFISNRATPFGWGGGACCIRSSNISIRDSNFNYNRAPNGGVMQIEGSTVSVQNSSFVNNSATFQGGLGGVFYTASFWFPVLIDILESSFINNTARQNGGAIVVESEGSAIQISESIIVMNYAGTFGGAFSIDGVSLTLNNLKDFRNTAVLSGNTISACNSNITVLNTQSGYFYNISKNEFRSDLSCVVYEIVRNITIDPSPTSITTIPTFETSFSNTIPTFIHSIDSESSVANYTESFEISSELTDVRSSILPTSTYKITSSSYITSKTSSTVMHNVFFSPNSKMPANVTSTPTVSPKVIIPMVNSTDAPATARSCGLVIKFQNVVFLFILPIIISMYY; this comes from the coding sequence ATGATGCTGAATCTACTGTTTCTCCTATTCACTTGCTTAAATGTGCAGTATGGAAGCTCTGAGAACTTTTACATTGTTACATCAGGATTGAGTCAATTCTACAACTGCCCTCGAACAGGCTTTGATATTGAACATTGCATAACTCTGCAACAGTACATTGATAGATCTGTTCTCCAAACGAGAAACAACATCTCACTAGAATTGGAACCGGGATACCATGTGATGACATCAAACTTTAATTTGTTGGGTGATCACCAAAATACATTCACAATGAATGCTGCAAACGGACTTGCTAATGTGCTTTGTATAGGAAACATCATCAACAATATTCTGATTTATGGTGGAATAAGAATATCCAGGTTTCATAGAACTTCTCTATATCATATAACTTTCATTGAGTGTGTCCAGAATCTATTCCATGATACAAATGAAGTACAAATCCATGATGTTCAGCTCACGACAAACTACTTATCACAATACCTGTTAAGAATTTCCAGTGTGGCTAATGCGACAATCTTAAGAGCTAACTTTCTTTGTAGCCGCAGCACTGGACAGATAGACACACCTATGCTTTCCATTGCTGCAAGCTCACTTCAGCTTCAATTAATAACATTTTCCAATGATCTACTATGTTCTCGCATTACTGGACTACTCAGTGAGACATCTGATATTTCTATTGAAAACAGTCTATTTAGTAATTTCTCAGCACGGGCAATAGAAACAACTAACAGTGGAGGTAGAAGTCTTACTGTTATCAAAACAGTATTTCAAGGTAACAGTGTCAGTGTAGGAAGCGGTGGACCCGGTGGAGCTATTCAAAGCAGCAGCTCAAAAGTTGTAATTCATGGCTGCCAATTTGTAGATAACAGTGCACGTGTAGATAGTAACAGTGCACGTGCGTCTGGAGGAGCCCTTTCATTCATTGGTGCAAACGTTTCTATTTCAGTCTCCCAAAGTACATTTCGTAGCAATGCAGCTACAGGTCATGGCGGGGCTATATCTTTCTCAGAGGGAATATTGGACTTCACTGGTTTTATCCTGAACACACTACTAATAAACGAAAGTGACTTTATTAACAACACAGCACAATTCGGTGGGGGTATTGTCCTGACTAGTAGATTCATTACTACTATAATCAGTGATAGCAGATTTTCCAGCAATTTGGCAAGCAGAATGGGTGGAGCAATTGCAGAATATGGTGGAAACACTACTACCTTCATTGAACGATGTGTCTTTACAAACAATGAAGCTACACAAAACGGTGGAGCGATATCTACTAGTAGTCGAAGTCGACAGTTACTGACTGTTTCGTCAAGCACATTTATCAACAACAGAGCTACTTCCTCAAGGGGAGGTGCAATTTACCAACCAGGATCAACCGTTTCTAGTTTAAAAACCCAAATTGATAACTGCACCTTCAGTGAGAATGTAGCCAATCACTGTGGAGCTATAAACATTAGACgagctacaataattaaatCTTGTTCTTTTTCTTTTAACAAAGCGACTACAACTAATACTCAAATACTAGGTGGCGGTGCAGGTTGCCTTGAAAGTAGCTCTACTGTAATTTTGAACAGCACATTTTGGAACAACACTTCCGGGCAATCTGGTGGAGCTCTAATTTTGAATGGAGGTAAAATTAAAACATCGTCATTTGATGGAAACAGAGCTGGAACTGTTGGCGGTGCTATATTTGGAGCTGGACAGATCAACCAAAGTACTTTCACAAACAACCATGCATCAAGGAACGGTGGTGCTCTAAGTGGTGGATCTATTGAAATAATTCAATATTCAAATTTTGAAAATAACACGGCTGCAAATGGAGGTGCAATTAGAGTACCCCAAGTAATTATCAGTAACAGTGACTTCGCTGGTAATGAAGCCATGAACAATGGTGGAGCAATAGATTTGAATTGTATCTTTTGTGCCTCTGGATCGAGCATCCTACAAGACACTGCATTCGTCAGAAATAGGGCAATGCAAGGTTTTGGGGGAGCTATAAATTTGTTTGGCAGTAGCAGTTACAATCTCTCATTGATTGGGAATAATTTTTGTTCGAACTCTGCACCATCGTGTGGTGCTTTTAGCATACAGTCTGGCTTGTCATCTAACTATATTCACTACAATATAGATATTATAGGAAACATATTCATCAGTAATAGAGCAACACCATTTGGATGGGGAGGTGGAGCCTGTTGTATAAGAAGTTCAAACATTTCAATCAGGGATAGCAACTTCAATTACAACCGAGCACCTAATGGTGGGGTGATGCAAATTGAAGGAAGCACAGTGAGTGTTCAAAACTCATCTTTTGTGAATAATTCGGCAACATTCCAAGGGGGCCTGGGAGGTGTATTTTACACAGCCTCATTTTGGTTCCCTGTTCTTATCGACATACTTGAGAGTTCTTTCATCAACAACACTGCAAGGCAAAACGGAGGAGCAATTGTTGTTGAAAGCGAAGGGAGTGCCATTCAAATTAGTGAGAGTATTATAGTAATGAATTATGCTGGTACCTTTGGTGGAGCTTTCAGCATTGATGGTGTTAGCCTCACCTTGAACAATTTAAAAGATTTCCGTAACACAGCGGTGTTATCTGGTAATACAATCAGTGCTTGTAATAGCAACATTACAGTTTTAAATACTCAGAGTGGCTACTTCTACAATATTTCGAAAAATGAATTCAGATCTGATCTTAGCTGTGTTGTGTATGAGATCGTTCGGAATATCACCATTGATCCAAGTCCAACTTCAATCACGACCATTCCCACCTTTGAGACATCTTTTTCAAATACTATTCCAACGTTCATACATTCCATTGATTCAGAATCGTCCGTAGCAAATTATACCGAGTCTTTTGAAATTTCGTCTGAACTGACAGATGTAAGGAGCAGCATACTACCAACAAGTACATACAAAATCACCTCATCATCCTACATTACTTCAAAGACCAGTAGCACTGTAATGCACAACGTCTTTTTTTCACCTAATTCCAAAATGCCTGCTAATGTGACAAGCACTCCAACCGTGTCACCAAAGGTCATTATTCCTATGGTAAACTCTACAGATGCACCTGCTACAGCACGTAGTTGTGGGCTTGTCATAAAGTTTCAAAATGTTGTTTTCTTATTTATACTTCCCATTATTATTTCTATGTATTATTAA
- the LOC135350788 gene encoding probable cytochrome P450 49a1, whose protein sequence is MLSTLKYPMQWLTTTRLTVRCVNTSSQSKQQDATRPQQAKPFNSIPGPKPLPLLGNFLDIAKVRKSGGLIFEFYDKEFKKYGEEIMKITLPGVGPMVIVADPVVLEEVLRAEGKYPQRDKLFTPKTKWLFDHSGIPAGLSQDGEDWKRDRVAINKQILPRNVNSYIEGLNPIYTRFSNHLRRIRSEDGLIEDFTSLSRKLTMEATGKFVFGADLDLLVNPKEDDIKFLDKVDQFFEGLGRLAYELPLYKVYKNNLYHFYMDALHGTNDHGSKYANKLQEKLEKGESSEVQGLLEQWLREKKLSTEEAVAMSSSMFSAGVHTTAYQSTYLLFELAKNPEVQEQLYQEIQSVVGERPPTAQDLEAMPYLRGCIKESFRVRSVANMLPRVLNEDAVIHGYHVPAGVTLLYSNYTAAKSDKIFEEPSKFKPERWLRKDGPQQHPFSLLPFGFGPRQCYGKRFAELEMKLLLIEMARNFTLKTTKEDLKT, encoded by the exons ATGCTGTCCACTCTAAAATATCCCATGCAATGGCTCACAACCACCAGACTTACCGTGAGGTGTGTAAATACAAGCTCACAATCCAAGCAACAAGATGCTACAAGACCACAACAAGCCAAGCCATTCAACTCAATCCCAGGACCCAAGCCTCTGCCATTGCTGGGCAATTTTCTGGATATAGCCAAGGttaggaagagtggtggactaATATTCGAGTTCTACGACAAAGAATTCAAGAAATATGGAGAAGAAATCATGAAGATTACTTTACCAG GTGTTGGTCCCATGGTGATAGTGGCGGACCCTGTTGTTCTGGAGGAGGTACTCAGAGCTGAAGGAAAATATCCGCAGAGAGACAAGTTATTTACCCCAAAGACAAAATGGCTCTTTGATCATAGTGGAATACCAGCTGGGTTATCCCA GGATGGTGAGGACTGGAAGAGAGATCGTGTTGCAATTAACAAGCAGATACTGCCCCGGAATGTGAACAGCTACATTGAGGGCCTGAATCCTATCTACACTCGATTCTCTAACCACCTGAGGAGGATAAGAAGTGAAGATGGTTTGATTGAGGATTTCACTTCACTTTCGCGAAAATTGACCATGGAAG CAACTGGGAAGTTTGTATTTGGTGCTGATCTCGACCTGCTTGTTAATCCAAAGGAGGATGACATCAAATTCCTCGATAAGGTGGATCAGTTTTTCGAGGGTTTGGGAAGGTTGGCGTATGAGCTGCCTCTGTACAAGGTCTACAAGAACAATCTGTACCACTTCTACATGGATGCTTTACAC GGGACCAATGACCATGGTAGCAAGTATGCCAACAAGTTGCAGGAGAAACTGGAGAAAGGGGAGAGCAGTGAAGTGCAGGGGTTGCTAGAGCAATGGCTGAGAGAAAAGAAGTTGTCCACTGAAGAAGCTGTGGCAATGTCATCTTCAATGTTCTCTGCCGGGGTCCACACG ACTGCCTATCAGTCGACGTACCTTTTGTTTGAGTTGGCTAAGAACCCTGAGGTCCAGGAGCAGCTCTACCAGGAGATACAGAGTGTGGTGGGGGAGCGACCTCCCACAGCTCAGGACCTAGAGGCAATGCCTTACCTCAGAGGATGCATCAAGGAGAGTTTCAG AGTTAGGTCAGTTGCAAATATGCTCCCCCGAGTTCTAAATGAGGATGCCGTCATCCATGGTTACCATGTACCTGCTGGG GTGACTTTGCTCTACTCGAATTACACGGCTGCAAAGAGTGACAAAATATTTGAGGAGCCATCAAAATTCAAGCCAGAGAGGTGGTTAAGAAAGGATGGACCACAGCAGCATCCCTTTTCACTACTGCCATTTGGGTTTGGACCCAGACAATGCTATG GGAAAAGATTTGCCGAGTTGGAAATGAAACTACTGCTGATTGAA atggCTCGTAACTTCACTCTAAAGACAACCAAAGAGGACCTGAAGACATGA
- the LOC135350776 gene encoding E3 ubiquitin-protein ligase TRIM71-like, translating to MAENPCPALKKISEQLTCPVCLEAYKKPKVLDCHHVFCCKCLEGLTRRDDSVALICPTCRHETLVPERSIDGLKSAFHIQSLFDIQETLLEQRKPSTPTNSQSSTGEYCSNHPHRVLEMFCDMCMRPICCACIVDDHKSHSFSLIADTVREQKHTLSLQSKMLEQQLQVSQRLLENISLNVEQVKQNRTAVEEKIQRNFELFHKILDVRQRELNDNLSNLTQHKLEALAVKTSTLETVEAKAKGMLGSAKVILDSENVTDILTAKKRLADVLQQTSTETIVLSSDPELLVKADLGFFYGLSNFESLSTVGELYTQVPCARNSVLQVVDETTCVQLGNTLSLLLHIKDQHGACVKSDFKDMKCEMLPFGLVNCFPFVSMNLSKCSDGCYKVSNTPTVRGRHRLEITMNDEHVVGSPCQITVCPPPTVYSVPLRCVKNLNAPWGVAISSMDRVIITENKSHSLLVFGQEADKIVRSVGKSILSDIFQQQPSDVFIDGDDQLYISEQHTFAIKKCDMDGNVLKSVGSPGDTSLRFMSPMGMCINPQNGRLYVADMQNHRIQVLNSDLTFHSFIVSSTDGKHTVRLPSDIAFDQSGTMYVTDNESHCVNVYSFNCEYLRAIGKKGKKEGQLGLPFGICLDEKGHIFVTEVFNDRVSIFKTCGDFVRCFGSHGTNPGQFNRPHKVTIDKAGYLYVTDTGNNRLQVF from the coding sequence ATGGCAGAAAACCCGTGCCCAGCATTGAAGAAGATTTCTGAACAATTGACCTGTCCTGTGTGCTTGGAAGCATACAAGAAACCCAAAGTACTTGACTGCCATCATGTATTCTGCTGCAAATGCTTGGAAGGACTTACCAGAAGGGATGATTCTGTTGCTTTGATTTGCCCGACATGCAGACACGAGACACTAGTTCCAGAACGATCCATTGATGGTTTAAAATCTGCGTTTCACATCCAGTCACTGTTTGATATTCAAGAGACTCTTCTTGAACAACGAAAACCTTCTACACCAACTAATTCTCAATCTTCAACGGGAGAGTATTGTTCGAATCATCCCCATCGTGTACTGGAGATGTTTTGTGATATGTGTATGAGGCCAATTTGTTGTGCTTGTATAGTCGATGACCACAAATCTCATTCGTTCAGTTTGATCGCGGATACCGTTCGAGAGCAAAAACACACGCTGTCTCTTCAAAGTAAAATGTTAGAGCAACAGCTTCAAGTTAGTCAACGCCTATTGGAAAATATCAGCCTCAATGTTGAACAAGTGAAACAAAATCGCACTGCTGTAGAAGAAAAGATTCAGCGCAATTTTGAATTGTTCCACAAAATTCTTGATGTGCGACAGCGAGAACTAAACGACAATCTGTCTAACTTGACCCAGCATAAACTAGAAGCATTGGCAGTGAAAACGTCCACTTTGGAAACGGTTGAAGCTAAAGCTAAGGGTATGCTAGGATCTGCTAAAGTTATTCTTGATTCTGAAAATGTTACTGACATCCTTACAGCAAAGAAACGATTGGCGGATGTGTTACAACAAACAAGTACGGAGACCATAGTGCTCTCAAGTGATCCCGAACTGCTAGTGAAAGCCGATTTGGGCTTCTTTTATGGACTAAGTAATTTCGAATCCTTGTCTACAGTGGGCGAGTTATACACGCAAGTGCCTTGTGCACGAAACTCTGTCTTGCAAGTTGTTGATGAAACCACTTGTGTACAGCTTGGGAATACCCTGTCATTGCTACTACACATCAAAGATCAACACGGAGCATGTGTGAAGAGCGATTTCAAAGATATGAAATGTGAAATGCTACCTTTTGGATTGGTAAATTGCTTTCCTTTTGTTTCAATGAATCTTTCAAAGTGCTCTGATGGATGTTATAAAGTTTCCAATACACCAACTGTAAGAGGGCGTCATCGATTGGAGATTACTATGAATGATGAGCATGTGGTGGGAAGTCCTTGTCAGATTACGGTTTGCCCACCTCCTACTGTTTATAGTGTCCCTTTGCGTTGTGTGAAGAACTTGAACGCACCATGGGGGGTTGCGATTAGCTCAATGGATCGTGTTATAATAACAGAGAACAAAAGCCACAGCCTGCTTGTTTTTGGTCAAGAAGCTGATAAAATTGTGCGTTCGGTTGGAAAAAGCATTTTGAGTGATATATTTCAACAACAGCCTTCAGATGTTTTTATTGATGGTGACGATCAGTTGTATATAAGTGAGCAGCATACGTTTGCAATCAAGAAGTGTGATATGGATGGCAATGTGCTCAAGTCAGTAGGCTCTCCTGGTGACACTTCACTGAGATTTATGTCTCCTATGGGCATGTGCATAAACCCACAAAATGGCAGGTTGTATGTAGCTGACATGCAAAACCACCGAATCCAAGTACTCAACTCAGACTTGACGTTTCACAGCTTCATCGTTAGCTCTACTGATGGCAAGCACACTGTTCGACTACCGAGTGATATTGCGTTTGATCAAAGTGGAACTATGTATGTGACAGACAATGAAAGCCATTGTGTGAATGTTTACTCTTTTAATTGTGAGTATCTTAGGGCTATCGGAAAGAAGGGAAAAAAGGAAGGGCAACTTGGTCTTCCATTTGGCATTTGTCTCGATGAGAAGGGTCATATTTTTGTGACAGAAGTGTTTAATGATCGAGTATCTATTTTCAAAACGTGTGGTGACTTTGTGAGATGTTTTGGATCGCATGGGACCAACCCAGGACAGTTTAACAGACCGCACAAGGTTACTATTGACAAAGCTGGATATCTGTACGTAACTGATACTGGGAACAATCGTTTGCAAGTCTTTTAG
- the LOC135350773 gene encoding intersectin-1-like — MSGPEAVQRQKALHRYIAAWDFVPTEEDELKLTRGDILLVADEFDDGWMRGIRLIDLEIGFFPTSFVIQDTSPVYKLKEIKLSTEHYISDPKFIEYDSSKRSKIALEIFTSEEAYLNKLKSLNETFIVPLADNPNVISPEYYGPIFSNIQPLVSLSSSLVTQLKSRMAAWDERFTLIGDIFMHMGHHLKLFVTYAVQHTLGSQMLTKLMGQEKFKSWLEKTEIDLQRTLNSLLLEPIQRVPRYELLLKDLLKHTPEEHPDYSTLKEALNFVQKIAIDCNENIRRAENEFKLFTITKRFPHDDVELVTVKNNIRHRDKTNRTDNGLVRRKPKRQSVECINEENTLSARSFFESEHHRVFIKEGTALKAKTDFSDPSERYLFMCSDVILISQPSSRSRKTFRLKERVMLVHAWVTDTASIMTTNGGKVPERGFILGTPRRIYHFLAANVGEKNSWFQELQTHIFKQKRLFNRLLSHLSIPDETYHSLKVKSKVGYLGMLQDELSFKAGDEVSVIGFQNGTGKWRPGLYSHEPFDPSTEWYFGVLNGNFGWFPIQCANGVENISKQNLEPLSQELEQTPMCTVLGLKQRMLELTGREVLPLMENERVVKVFVGEGNFKTLRIPPQCTVDDIVRMYFKVKPDSQLAWNLIEQSIDNTVHRPLDVTEDPSEVIDFWGKSKDQMRFLLKQSIISHGIGESEA, encoded by the exons ATGAGTGGTCCAGAGGCTGTTCAGAGACAGAA GGCTCTCCATCGGTACATAGCAGCTTGGGATTTTGTGCCTACAGAGGAAGATGAGCTGAAGTTGACGAGG GGTGATATTCTACTGGTAGCAGATGAATTTGATGATGGCTGGATGAGAGGCATTCGTCTCATTGACCTAGAG ATCGGATTCTTTCCTACCAGTTTTGTGATTCAAGACACTTCCCCAGTCTACAAACTCAA AGAAATCAAGCTTTCAACAGAACACTACATTAGCG ACCCAAAGTTCATTGAGTACGACTCCTCAAAAAGATCTAAAATTGCACTG GAAATATTCACTTCAGAGGAAGCTTACCTCAACAAACTCAAGTCACTCAATGAG ACTTTCATCGTGCCCCTGGCAGACAACCCCAATGTCATTAGTCCTGAGTACTATGGTCCCATCTTCTCAAACATTCAG CCTCTCGTCTCACTGTCCAGTAGCCTGGTGACCCAGCTTAAGTCACGCATGGCCGCCTGGGACGAACGGTTCACTCTAATTGGAGACATATTCATGCACATG GGTCATCACTTGAAACTGTTTGTGACATACGCTGTTCAACACACGCTAGGAAGCCAG ATGTTAACCAAACTCATGGGACAGGAGAAGTTCAAGAGCTGGTTGGAGAAAACTGAG ATAGATCTTCAGAGAACATTGAACTCTCTTTTACTGGAGCCCATACAG CGAGTGCCAAGATACGAGTTGCTATTGAAGGACCTGCTGAAGCATACACCTGAG GAGCATCCTGACTACTCTACACTGAAGGAGGCACTCAACTTCGTACAAAAG ATAGCAATAGACTGCAATGAGAACATTCGTCGTGCCGAGAATGAGTTCAAACTGTTCACCATCACTAAGAGATTCCCCCACGATGACGTGGAACTGGTGACAGTCAAGAACAACATCAGGCACAGAG ACAAAACAAATAGGACAGATAATGGACTAGTTCGGAGAAAGCCAAAGAG GCAATCAGTGGAATGTATCAACGAAGAGAACACACTGTCTGCTCGCTCGTTCTTTGAGTCTGAACATCATCGAGTTTTTATCAAAGAAGGGACAGCCCTCAAAGCCAAGACAGACTTCTCCGATCCATCCGAACGCTACCTCTTCATGTGCAGTGATGTCATTCTCATATCACAG CCTAGCAGTCGCAGTCGCAAGACATTTCGACTGAAGGAGAGAGTGATGTTGGTCCATGCCTGGGTCACTGACACTGCTAGTATCATGACCACCAATGGAGGGAAAGTCCCCGAGCGGGGGTTCATTTTAGGTACACCACGGAGGATCTACCACTTCCTAGCCGCCAATGTGGGGGAGAAGAACAGCTGGTTCCAAGAGCTACAGACACACATTTTTAAGCAAAAGAGGCTCTTTAATCGG CTACTCTCTCATTTGAGCATCCCTGACGAGACCTATCACAGTCTAAAGGTCAAGTCTAAAGTCGGTTATCTAGGGATGCTGCAAGATG AGCTGAGTTTCAAGGCTGGAGATGAAGTGTCTGTTATCGGATTCCAGAACGGAACTGGAAAGTGGAGACCT GGTCTCTATTCTCATGAGCCGTTCGATCCCTCCACTGAATG GTACTTTGGAGTTCTAAATGGCAATTTCGGATGGTTCCcaa TCCAGTGTGCCAATGGTGTGGAGAACATCTCAAAACAGAACCTAGAGCCACTTTCACaggag TTGGAGCAGACACCAATGTGCACTGTGCTGGGCCTCAAACAGAGAATGCTCGAACTG ACTGGAAGAGAAGTGCTTCCGCTGATGGAGAATGAGAGAGTGGTTAAAGTGTTTGTGGGAGAGGGAAATTTCAAG ACATTGCGGATACCACCACAGTGCACAGTGGATGATATTGTAAG AATGTACTTCAAGGTGAAGCCAGACAGCCAGCTGGCCTGGAATCTGATCGAACAGTCAATTGACAATACGGTCCACCGACCACTTGATGTCACCGAGGATCCCAGCGAGGTCATCGACTTCTGGGGCAAAAGCAAG GATCAAATGAGGTTCTTACTGAAGCAAAGCATCATCAGCCATGGTATTGGAGAGTCAGAAGCTTAA
- the LOC135350783 gene encoding tyrosinase-like — MKILAFLGIVIFFATTFSQYGHAQIPRACTDEASLRDLTCCPTTSNGVCGAVAGRGACMDLQLPHSNTTTDVRRNWPHYFTRACQCTGNFSGYDCSRCKFGHYGADCSRYQVLSRPSVADFDVTDWDDYNRILNLTRTYDSGYVAVLEETYPGNTSLRTAPLTLYGMLIWSHHYAAKDSQSLELRVNGAPLDYAHTAPGFNTWHRLQSVWFEWEIQGMLNSMADPNYHMFRLPWWDWRRESQMTTGLGADDLFVANRAGYSKNVSGRPVVAGDLFGEGWETMCWFRVGQICDPTENTGLLQRCPFTGTNPCSTSNPDWPSAADVLTALVIPEFDVAPYNIQTVGGYRTFVDFQIGTVSVEDCRDDRQCRCVPSLDPSCATNTAEPTQKSGMHLLGHIIMGQGDFNFRLNNDMSTIGTIEDVAASPNDPMFILHHNMIDCIFIEWMRRFPNAEYPMNVSTVGHARDGFIIPFFPLYTNNDLFVSAEELGYSCNLFGGAVNTSMSVSLLLILGMLAFALTQ; from the exons ATGAAGATTCTAGCTTTTCTCGGTATTGTGATCTTCTTTGCAACTACTTTCTCACAGTACGGGCATGCGCAGATCCCAAGAGCATGTACAGATGAAGCTAGCCTCCGAGACCTCACCTGTTGCCCAACTACCAGTAATGGAGTTTGTGGAGCTGTTGCAGGCCGTGGGGCTTGTATGGATCTGCAACTACCTCATAGTAATACCACCACAGACGTAAGAAGAAACTGGCCTCACTACTTCACCAGGGCATGTCAGTGCACAGGCAACTTCTCGGGATATGACTGCAGCAG GTGCAAGTTTGGCCACTACGGAGCAGACTGTAGTCGGTACCAAGTTCTCTCTCGTCCATCAGTGGCTGATTTTGATGTTACTGACTGGGACGACTACAATCGCATCCTCAACTTGACAAGAACTTATGATTCTGGCTATGTTGCTGTATTAGAAGAGACGTACCCCGGAAACACCAGCCTTCGTACTGCTCCTTTGACCCTGTATGGAATGCTTATATGGTCACATCATTATGCTGCAAAAGATAGCCAATCGTTAG AACTGCGAGTGAACGGAGCCCCGCTAGACTATGCCCACACTGCTCCTGGCTTCAATACATGGCATCGATTGCAGTCAGTATGGTTTGAATGGGAGATTCAAGGAATGCTGAATTCAATGGCGGACCCTAACTACCACATGTTCCGACTCCCTTGGTGGGATTGGCGTAGAGAATCACAAATGACAACTGGATTAGGAGCAGATGACCTGTTTGTTGCAAACAGAGCTGGTTACAGTAAAAATGTTAGTGGACGCCCGGTTGTTGCTGGTGATCTGTTTGGAGAAGGTTGGGAGACTATGTGCTGGTTTAGAGTTGGCCAAATTTGTGATCCTACTGAGAACACTGGATTACTACAGAGATGTCCTTTCACGGGCACCAACCCATGCAGCACGTCAAATCCTGATTGGCCCAGTGCAGCTGATGTTCTTACCGCTCTTGTTATTCCTGAATTCGATGTTGCTCCCTACAACATTCAAACTGTAGGAGGTTATCGAACATTCGTTGATTTCCAAATTGGTACTGTCAGTGTGGAGGATTGTCGTGATGATAGACAGTGTCGCTGTGTGCCTAGTTTGGACCCATCATGTGCAACCAATACAGCTGAGCCTACTCAAAAGTCGGGAATGCATCTTCTG GGTCACATCATTATGGGACAAGGAGATTTCAACTTTCGTCTTAACAACGACATGTCCACAATTGGAACGATTGAAGACGTCGCAGCTTCTCCAAACGATCCAATGTTCATCCTCCATCACAACATGATAGACTGCATCTTTATAGAGTGGATGAGGCGTTTCCCTAATGCCGAATACCCAATGAATGTGTCAACTGTCGGACATGCTCGTGATGGGTTCATAATTCCTTTCTTCCCACTTTACACCAACAACGATCTTTTCGTCTCGGCAGAGGAGCTGGGATATAGCTGCAATCTTTTTGGAGGTGCAGTAAACACATCCATGTCTGTAAGCCTACTTCTAATTCTCGGAATGTTGGCTTTTGCTTTAACTCAATGA